The following are encoded together in the Nocardioides thalensis genome:
- a CDS encoding PIG-L deacetylase family protein encodes MTTQTPPPPLQPLDESWERALCIVAHPDDMEFGAAAAVARWTGQGKSVAYCMVTSGEAGIDGVAPDECRVVREQEQVESARIVGVDTVEFLHQPDGVLEYGVALRGLLAEVVRRHRPEIVITGNFRDTWGGRNLNQADHIAVGRAVVDAVRDAGNRWIFADQLVDGLEPWGGVREVWAFGSPLAEHGVDTTETFDAGVASLEAHRAYIDGLGWENWDPREFLEGFARPTGTRLGVPMAAAFEVFPMGWGD; translated from the coding sequence ATGACCACGCAGACTCCGCCCCCACCGCTGCAGCCGCTGGACGAGAGCTGGGAGAGGGCGCTGTGCATCGTCGCCCATCCCGACGACATGGAGTTCGGAGCGGCCGCCGCGGTCGCGCGCTGGACCGGACAGGGGAAGTCCGTCGCCTACTGCATGGTGACCAGCGGCGAGGCGGGCATCGACGGCGTCGCTCCCGACGAGTGCCGCGTCGTACGGGAGCAGGAGCAGGTGGAGTCCGCGCGGATCGTCGGGGTCGACACCGTCGAGTTCCTCCACCAGCCTGACGGCGTCCTCGAGTACGGCGTCGCGCTGCGCGGCCTGCTCGCGGAGGTCGTACGGCGCCACCGCCCCGAGATCGTCATCACCGGCAACTTCCGCGACACCTGGGGCGGTCGCAACCTCAACCAGGCCGACCACATCGCCGTCGGGCGGGCCGTCGTGGACGCCGTGCGCGACGCGGGCAACCGCTGGATCTTCGCCGACCAGCTCGTCGACGGCCTCGAGCCGTGGGGCGGCGTTCGCGAGGTGTGGGCGTTCGGCTCCCCGTTGGCCGAGCACGGCGTCGACACCACCGAGACGTTCGACGCGGGCGTCGCCTCGCTCGAGGCGCACCGGGCCTACATCGACGGCCTCGGCTGGGAGAACTGGGACCCCCGCGAGTTCCTCGAGGGTTTCGCCCGCCCGACGGGCACGCGGCTGGGCGTGCCGATGGCCGCGGCGTTCGAGGTGTTCCCGATGGGCTGGGGGGACTGA
- a CDS encoding DUF72 domain-containing protein, whose amino-acid sequence MHRIRVGISGWAYPRWRGDFYPRGLVQREELAYAAARMGSIEINGSFYSLQRPSSYAAWRDAAPDDFVFAVKGGRFITHMKRLRDVEAPLANFFASGVLALGPKLGPVLWQLPESVRYDAGLLADFFDLLPRSTTEAAKLAEHHDGRLTGDRLLTTTDADRPLHHVLEFRHPSFCTEEAFALLRRHDIGCVVADTAGRWPEPDAVTSDVVYVRLHGDTELYTSGYSDAALDRWADRCRAWAESADTFVYFDNDARGHAPHDAVRLQEILAS is encoded by the coding sequence GTGCACAGGATCCGCGTCGGCATCTCCGGGTGGGCGTATCCCCGCTGGCGGGGCGACTTCTACCCGCGCGGCCTCGTCCAGCGCGAGGAGCTCGCGTACGCCGCGGCTCGGATGGGATCGATCGAGATCAACGGCTCCTTCTACTCGCTGCAGCGCCCGTCGTCGTACGCCGCCTGGCGCGACGCCGCTCCCGACGACTTCGTGTTCGCGGTCAAGGGCGGTCGGTTCATCACGCACATGAAGCGGCTGCGCGACGTCGAGGCACCCCTCGCCAACTTCTTCGCCTCGGGCGTGCTGGCCCTCGGCCCGAAGCTCGGGCCGGTGCTGTGGCAGCTGCCGGAGTCGGTGCGGTACGACGCCGGGCTGCTCGCCGACTTCTTCGACCTGCTCCCCCGCTCCACCACCGAGGCGGCCAAGCTCGCCGAGCACCACGACGGCCGCCTGACCGGGGACCGGCTGCTCACGACCACCGACGCGGACCGGCCGCTGCACCACGTCCTGGAGTTCCGGCACCCCAGCTTCTGCACCGAGGAGGCGTTCGCCCTGCTCCGGAGGCACGACATCGGCTGCGTGGTGGCCGACACCGCGGGCCGCTGGCCCGAGCCGGACGCCGTGACGAGCGACGTCGTCTACGTGCGGCTGCACGGCGACACCGAGCTCTACACGAGCGGCTACTCCGACGCTGCGCTCGACCGGTGGGCCGACCGCTGCCGCGCGTGGGCGGAGTCGGCCGACACGTTCGTCTACTTCGACAACGACGCCCGCGGCCACGCCCCGCACGACGCGGTGAGGCTTCAGGAGATCCTGGCGAGCTGA
- a CDS encoding NAD-dependent epimerase/dehydratase family protein yields MDLLVLGGTVFLSKAVAADAVARGHRVTCACRGTSGSVPDGAELLAWDRSEPPPPPLVERRYDAVVDVARHPSRVRSAVRALPDPHWVFVSTINVYADDSTPGGRPGTLPLREEIPDDVDLATDPEAYGGMKVACERIVTEGARTSAVVRPGLIVGPGDPTGRFTYWPSRVADGGEILAPGSPEDVMQVIDVRDLAAWIVTMAERRTEGVYDGVGEPMPIRDLLAACEVGAGQSRAATYTWVGQDRLQELGVEPWMGDDAIPLWLPRPEYDGLPAHDVAPSLEAGLSLRPVAETSRDTLEWLRATPDAPVTGISREREAELLAAVR; encoded by the coding sequence ATGGATCTCCTCGTCCTGGGCGGCACCGTGTTCCTGTCGAAGGCTGTGGCCGCTGACGCCGTGGCGCGCGGGCACCGCGTGACCTGTGCGTGCCGCGGCACGTCGGGGTCCGTCCCCGACGGCGCCGAGCTGCTGGCGTGGGACCGCTCCGAGCCCCCGCCGCCCCCGCTGGTCGAGCGGCGGTACGACGCCGTCGTCGACGTCGCGCGCCACCCCTCGCGCGTGCGCAGCGCAGTGCGTGCCCTGCCCGACCCGCACTGGGTCTTCGTCTCCACGATCAACGTCTACGCCGACGACTCCACGCCGGGCGGCCGGCCCGGCACGCTCCCGCTGCGCGAGGAGATCCCGGACGACGTCGACCTCGCCACCGACCCCGAGGCGTACGGCGGCATGAAGGTCGCCTGCGAGCGGATCGTCACCGAGGGCGCGCGCACCTCCGCGGTCGTGCGGCCCGGCCTGATCGTCGGGCCCGGCGATCCCACGGGCCGGTTCACCTACTGGCCCAGCCGGGTCGCCGACGGGGGCGAGATCCTCGCGCCGGGCTCGCCGGAGGACGTGATGCAGGTGATCGACGTGCGTGACCTGGCGGCGTGGATCGTCACGATGGCGGAGCGCCGGACGGAGGGCGTCTACGACGGCGTCGGCGAGCCGATGCCGATCCGCGACCTGCTCGCCGCCTGCGAGGTCGGCGCCGGGCAGAGCCGCGCTGCGACGTACACCTGGGTGGGGCAGGACCGCCTCCAGGAGCTGGGCGTCGAGCCGTGGATGGGCGACGACGCCATCCCGCTGTGGCTGCCGCGGCCCGAGTACGACGGCCTGCCCGCCCATGACGTCGCGCCGTCCCTCGAGGCGGGGCTGTCGCTCCGGCCGGTCGCCGAGACCAGCCGCGACACGCTGGAGTGGCTGCGCGCCACCCCGGACGCGCCGGTCACCGGCATCAGCCGGGAGCGTGAGGCAGAGCTCCTCGCTGCGGTGCGCTAG
- a CDS encoding serine/threonine-protein kinase yields the protein MSAVRVTDRYTLHREIGRGGSGAVWLGRDEVLGRDVAVKRVGMPPGAVDADILRAEREARLAARVNHPNVVAVFDLVETDDSHWLVMEYVAGTTLAKAIDNRGPMPPDTAAPLLAKIADALAAAHAADIVHRDVKPSNILLGDDGSVKLTDFGIARGVADPSLTQTGLVTGSPAYLSPEVASGASATPASDVWSLGATMFHALAGRPPYDVGDNVLGGMYKIVHEEPPRLRNAGWLAPLLEMTMSRDAAERPSMADVRDYLRARPSDQAAAAAILDRTPTRETPAVATAPLAPPPSSPPPADDGLTIIGPPAPLEPGTVAGEPSRDRRAGTLAVIGGAIAAVVAVIGVIFLLNSGGDDEQPSLAGDATSQTGGEQSEGGSPAPSDTTDAPEQPTEKELEDFATSYVMTASASPGQGFKMLTPDYQAQSPDYSDFWGPMSNPRILDISADPGAMTVTYTYKYAIPSVGSKTETVTLQLVREGESFLISGATAS from the coding sequence ATGAGCGCCGTACGAGTGACCGACAGATACACGCTGCACCGGGAGATCGGGCGCGGCGGCTCCGGTGCTGTCTGGCTGGGCCGCGACGAGGTGCTGGGCCGCGACGTCGCGGTCAAGCGGGTCGGGATGCCGCCCGGCGCCGTCGACGCCGACATCCTCCGCGCGGAGCGCGAGGCCCGGCTCGCGGCCCGGGTCAACCACCCCAACGTCGTCGCCGTCTTCGACCTGGTCGAGACCGACGACAGCCACTGGCTGGTCATGGAGTACGTCGCCGGGACCACCCTCGCGAAGGCGATCGACAACCGCGGGCCGATGCCCCCGGACACCGCGGCACCGCTGCTCGCGAAGATCGCCGACGCGCTCGCCGCGGCGCACGCGGCCGACATCGTCCACCGCGACGTGAAGCCGTCCAACATCCTGCTCGGCGACGACGGCAGCGTGAAGCTGACCGACTTCGGCATCGCCCGTGGCGTGGCGGACCCCTCGCTGACCCAGACCGGCCTGGTGACCGGCTCGCCGGCGTACCTCTCCCCCGAGGTCGCGTCGGGCGCCTCGGCCACGCCCGCGAGCGACGTGTGGTCGCTCGGCGCGACGATGTTCCATGCGCTCGCGGGGCGGCCGCCGTACGACGTCGGCGACAACGTCCTGGGCGGGATGTACAAGATCGTCCACGAGGAGCCCCCGCGGCTGCGCAACGCCGGGTGGCTCGCACCGCTGCTCGAGATGACGATGAGCCGCGACGCCGCCGAGCGGCCGTCGATGGCCGACGTGCGCGACTACCTCCGCGCCCGTCCGTCCGACCAGGCGGCCGCGGCGGCGATCCTCGACCGGACGCCGACCCGCGAGACGCCGGCGGTGGCGACCGCGCCCCTGGCGCCCCCGCCGTCGTCGCCGCCGCCCGCCGACGACGGCCTGACGATCATCGGCCCGCCCGCCCCGCTCGAGCCCGGAACGGTCGCGGGCGAGCCCTCCCGCGACCGGCGCGCGGGCACGCTCGCCGTCATCGGCGGAGCGATCGCCGCTGTCGTCGCCGTCATCGGCGTGATCTTCCTCCTCAACAGCGGTGGCGACGACGAGCAGCCCTCGCTCGCCGGTGACGCGACCTCGCAGACCGGCGGCGAGCAGAGCGAGGGCGGGTCGCCCGCGCCGAGCGACACCACTGACGCGCCCGAGCAGCCCACGGAGAAGGAGCTCGAGGACTTCGCGACCTCCTACGTCATGACCGCGAGCGCGAGTCCCGGCCAGGGGTTCAAGATGCTCACGCCCGACTACCAGGCCCAGAGCCCCGACTACAGCGACTTCTGGGGCCCGATGAGCAATCCCCGCATCCTCGACATCTCCGCGGATCCCGGGGCGATGACGGTGACCTACACCTACAAGTACGCCATCCCCAGCGTCGGCAGCAAGACCGAGACGGTGACCCTGCAGCTCGTGCGGGAAGGCGAGAGCTTCCTGATCTCCGGCGCGACCGCGAGCTAG
- the tyrS gene encoding tyrosine--tRNA ligase — MSVDPHLLDDLEWRGLVAHSTDRDALLAALSEGSVRYYVGFDPTAPSLHMGNLVQLVTARRLQQAGHTPYILVGGATGMIGDPRDSGERTLNSPETVRSWTDKVRAQVSAFVSFEGTNGATVVNNADWTSGLSTIDFLRDIGKHFPVNRMLARETVRRRLESGISYTEFSYVLLQSMDFLTLFREHGVTLQFGGSDQWGNLTGGVELIRRADGGEAHAFATPLITKADGTKYGKTEGGALWLDPAMMAPYAFHQFWLNVEDEKVGELLRIFTFLSRDDIEALEARHAEKPFLREAQKVLADEVTTLVHGADETEQAKAAAQALFGTGDITTLSASTLAAALGEAGAVELEPGGGIPGIVDLLTLTGLAQSKGEARRTVSEGGAYLNNVRIDDPEHVPTARDLVAGSWLVLRRGKKRFAGVRVG, encoded by the coding sequence TTGTCCGTGGACCCCCACCTCCTCGACGACCTCGAGTGGCGCGGCCTCGTCGCCCACTCCACCGACCGCGACGCCCTGCTCGCGGCGCTGTCGGAGGGAAGCGTGCGGTACTACGTCGGCTTCGACCCCACGGCGCCGAGCCTCCACATGGGCAATCTCGTCCAGCTGGTCACCGCGCGCCGCCTCCAGCAGGCGGGCCACACGCCGTACATCCTGGTCGGCGGCGCCACCGGCATGATCGGCGACCCGCGTGACTCGGGGGAGCGCACCCTGAACTCGCCGGAGACAGTCCGGTCCTGGACCGACAAGGTGCGGGCCCAGGTGTCCGCCTTCGTGTCCTTCGAGGGCACCAACGGGGCCACCGTCGTCAACAACGCCGACTGGACGAGCGGCCTGTCGACGATCGACTTCCTGCGCGACATCGGCAAGCACTTCCCCGTCAACCGCATGCTGGCCCGCGAGACCGTACGGCGCCGCCTGGAGAGCGGCATCAGCTACACCGAGTTCTCCTACGTCCTGCTCCAGTCGATGGACTTCCTGACCCTCTTCCGGGAGCACGGGGTCACGCTCCAGTTCGGCGGCTCCGACCAGTGGGGCAACCTCACCGGCGGGGTGGAGCTGATCCGCCGGGCCGACGGAGGCGAGGCGCACGCCTTCGCCACGCCGCTGATCACCAAGGCCGACGGCACCAAGTACGGCAAGACCGAGGGCGGAGCCCTCTGGCTCGACCCCGCGATGATGGCGCCGTACGCCTTCCACCAGTTCTGGCTCAACGTCGAGGACGAGAAGGTCGGCGAGCTGCTCCGGATCTTCACCTTCCTCTCACGCGACGACATCGAGGCGCTCGAGGCCCGGCACGCGGAGAAGCCGTTCCTCCGCGAGGCGCAGAAGGTGCTCGCCGACGAGGTCACCACCCTCGTCCACGGCGCCGACGAGACCGAGCAGGCGAAGGCCGCGGCGCAGGCCCTGTTCGGCACGGGCGACATCACGACCCTCTCCGCGTCGACCCTGGCCGCCGCGCTGGGGGAGGCCGGCGCCGTCGAGCTCGAGCCCGGCGGGGGCATCCCGGGCATCGTCGACCTGCTGACGCTCACGGGACTCGCACAGAGCAAGGGCGAGGCCCGGCGCACGGTCTCCGAGGGCGGGGCCTACCTCAACAACGTGCGCATCGACGACCCCGAGCACGTGCCCACCGCGCGGGACCTGGTGGCGGGCTCGTGGCTCGTCCTGCGGCGCGGGAAGAAGCGGTTCGCAGGCGTGCGCGTGGGCTGA
- a CDS encoding tetratricopeptide repeat protein, producing the protein MAEQRRGKPNERGGKPARGRAPQGDGRSTGRPERGKSSRDGRPERGGKPGQRDGKPGQRGGKPAQRRAPGRDARERGEKGPRTKEQELYDGPPLPDDVTGSELAPDVRSQLRGLPEKLGMRVARHLAAAGRLIDDEPEVAYQHTLAARARAPRLAVVREAAGEAAYAAGHYAEALSELRAAKRINGATAYLPIMADCHRALGNAKRAIELAKSPSVARFPAAAKAEMTIVEAGARRDLGQFEAALRTLELAPLNSKSRESWVVRLRYAYADTLEQSGRTKDALTWFHRTNAIDADEITDAAERAAALERSAD; encoded by the coding sequence GTGGCAGAGCAGCGCCGTGGCAAGCCCAACGAGCGAGGCGGCAAGCCCGCCCGGGGCCGCGCGCCCCAGGGCGACGGCAGGTCCACAGGACGGCCCGAGCGTGGCAAGTCGTCGCGCGACGGCAGGCCCGAGCGCGGTGGCAAGCCCGGCCAGCGGGACGGGAAGCCCGGTCAGCGCGGGGGCAAGCCGGCGCAGCGCCGCGCTCCGGGCCGCGATGCCCGCGAGCGGGGCGAGAAGGGTCCCCGCACCAAGGAGCAGGAGCTCTACGACGGTCCGCCTCTGCCCGACGACGTCACGGGCAGCGAGCTCGCGCCCGACGTGCGCTCCCAGCTGCGCGGTCTTCCCGAGAAGCTCGGCATGCGCGTCGCGCGGCACCTCGCCGCTGCCGGCCGGCTCATCGACGACGAGCCCGAGGTCGCCTACCAGCACACGCTGGCCGCGCGGGCCCGTGCGCCGCGCCTCGCGGTCGTGCGCGAGGCCGCCGGCGAGGCGGCCTACGCGGCGGGTCACTACGCCGAGGCGCTCTCCGAGCTGCGTGCTGCCAAGCGGATCAACGGCGCGACGGCGTACCTGCCGATCATGGCCGACTGTCACCGCGCCCTGGGCAACGCCAAGCGGGCGATCGAGCTGGCCAAGAGCCCCTCGGTGGCGCGCTTCCCGGCTGCGGCCAAGGCCGAGATGACGATCGTCGAGGCCGGCGCGCGTCGCGACCTCGGTCAGTTCGAGGCGGCTCTGCGGACTCTCGAGCTGGCTCCGCTGAACAGCAAGAGCCGCGAGTCATGGGTGGTGCGCCTCCGCTACGCCTACGCCGACACCCTCGAGCAGTCCGGCCGCACCAAGGACGCGCTCACGTGGTTCCACCGCACGAACGCGATCGATGCCGACGAGATCACGGACGCGGCCGAGCGTGCCGCCGCTCTGGAGAGGTCCGCGGACTAG
- a CDS encoding alpha/beta fold hydrolase, translating to MVFPVPRREARNDSPRRPTLEGSVAVRDGRRLSFAEYGSPRGPALVWMHGTPGARRQIPIDARTYAEEHGLRIIGVDRPGIGSSTPYQYPSVLDWTNDLALLADALALDTFRVIGLSGGGPYALAAGAALPDRVVGVGVLGGVAPTRGPDAVEGGPIQLAVRFAPLLTHARRPLGAAITTAIRTVKPLAGPALDLYAAVQPPGDKNLLSRPEFKAMFLDDLLNGSRFQTSAPLADLVLFTRDWGFDLADVKAPVRWWHGDDDHIVPFRHGAHVVARLPDATMTVIDGESHLGGLGIARKVLEELTLA from the coding sequence ATGGTGTTTCCCGTCCCGCGCCGCGAGGCCCGCAACGACTCGCCGCGTCGCCCGACCCTCGAGGGCAGCGTCGCCGTGCGCGACGGGCGACGCCTCAGCTTCGCGGAGTACGGCTCTCCACGGGGACCGGCCCTGGTGTGGATGCACGGCACACCCGGCGCGCGGCGCCAGATCCCGATCGACGCGCGCACGTACGCCGAGGAGCACGGCCTGCGCATCATCGGCGTCGACCGACCCGGCATCGGCTCCTCGACGCCGTACCAGTACCCGAGCGTCCTGGACTGGACCAACGACCTGGCCCTGCTCGCCGACGCTCTCGCGCTCGACACGTTCCGCGTGATCGGCCTCTCCGGTGGCGGGCCCTACGCCCTCGCCGCCGGGGCCGCGCTGCCCGACCGGGTCGTCGGGGTCGGCGTGCTGGGCGGCGTGGCGCCGACCCGCGGGCCGGACGCCGTCGAGGGCGGCCCCATCCAGCTCGCCGTCCGGTTCGCACCGTTGCTCACGCACGCCCGCCGGCCGCTGGGCGCGGCGATCACGACGGCCATCAGGACCGTGAAGCCGCTCGCCGGCCCGGCCCTCGACCTCTACGCCGCGGTCCAGCCGCCGGGCGACAAGAACCTGCTGTCGCGCCCGGAGTTCAAGGCGATGTTCCTCGACGACCTGCTCAACGGAAGTCGCTTCCAGACGTCCGCTCCGCTCGCGGACCTGGTGCTGTTCACGCGCGACTGGGGCTTCGACCTCGCCGACGTCAAGGCGCCGGTGCGCTGGTGGCACGGCGACGACGACCACATCGTGCCGTTCCGGCACGGCGCCCACGTCGTCGCGCGGCTGCCCGACGCGACGATGACCGTGATCGACGGGGAGAGCCACCTCGGCGGCCTCGGAATCGCGCGTAAGGTGCTGGAGGAACTGACACTGGCGTGA
- a CDS encoding DUF3145 family protein — protein MTTATTRGVFYVHSAPSALCPHVEWAVGGVLGVPVNPSWTPQGAQSGTYRCEFSWSGKAGSAAAMASALRGWNHLRFEVTEEPTSSTEGARFSYTPDLGVFHAVTGLHGDIMIPEDRLKAAVVRAALGETTLDLEIDKLLGKPWDDELETFRHAGEGAPVRWLHQVV, from the coding sequence GTGACCACTGCAACAACGCGGGGCGTGTTCTACGTCCACTCCGCACCGTCTGCGCTGTGCCCTCACGTCGAGTGGGCCGTGGGCGGTGTCCTTGGTGTCCCCGTCAACCCGAGCTGGACGCCACAGGGGGCCCAGTCCGGCACCTACCGCTGCGAGTTCTCGTGGTCGGGCAAGGCGGGCTCGGCAGCCGCCATGGCCTCGGCCCTGCGCGGCTGGAACCACCTCCGTTTCGAGGTGACCGAGGAGCCGACCTCCTCGACCGAGGGTGCCCGGTTCTCCTACACGCCCGACCTGGGCGTCTTCCACGCCGTCACCGGCCTGCACGGCGACATCATGATCCCCGAGGACCGGCTCAAGGCCGCGGTCGTCCGGGCCGCGCTCGGCGAGACCACGCTCGACCTCGAGATCGACAAGCTCCTCGGCAAGCCCTGGGACGACGAGCTCGAGACGTTCCGCCACGCCGGCGAGGGCGCTCCCGTGCGCTGGCTGCACCAGGTCGTCTGA
- a CDS encoding carboxyl transferase domain-containing protein: MTAPTTESPAAAAKPAKPPREEDPRYPLTRLTALLDPGSLELISPGGADSQSGMIAAVGTVGGTPVVAFCSDATVMGGAMGDEGCRVVVDAYHRALTDRVPIIGLWHSGGARLAEGVLSLHAVGRIFHVMTQASGKIPQISVVLGPAAGGAAYGPALTDVVILGPEGRIFVTGPEVVRSVTGEAVDMLRLGGPEPHGRRSGVVHLVTDTEQGALDRARDVAGLLGSQGSLAVDEVEDRDLSQHLPESVKRAYDVHPLIDDLLDADTSVELHARWAPNIVTALGRLGGRTVGVVANNPLRLGGCLDSQSAEKAARFVRMCDAFGVPLVVVVDVPGYLPGVGQEWDGVVRRGAKLLHAFSECVVPRVTLVTRKTYGGAYIAMNARSLGATRVFAWPGAEVAVMGAVAAVRILHRRRLADVPPDLRPRVEAELAAEHERIAGGVERAVEIGVVDEVVEPGRTRSALAGALADAVQAEGVHRGLHGNIPL; the protein is encoded by the coding sequence CCCCGGCAGCCTCGAGCTGATCTCCCCCGGCGGCGCGGACTCCCAGTCCGGCATGATCGCCGCCGTCGGCACCGTGGGCGGCACGCCCGTCGTGGCGTTCTGCTCCGACGCGACCGTCATGGGCGGCGCCATGGGCGACGAGGGCTGCCGGGTCGTCGTCGACGCCTACCACCGCGCGCTCACCGACCGGGTGCCGATCATCGGCCTCTGGCACTCCGGCGGCGCCCGTCTCGCCGAGGGCGTGCTCTCCCTACACGCGGTGGGCCGGATCTTCCACGTGATGACCCAGGCCTCCGGCAAGATCCCGCAGATCTCCGTGGTGCTCGGCCCGGCAGCCGGCGGCGCGGCGTACGGGCCCGCGCTCACCGACGTCGTGATCCTCGGCCCCGAGGGCCGGATCTTCGTGACCGGCCCCGAGGTGGTGCGGTCGGTCACCGGCGAGGCGGTCGACATGCTGCGTCTCGGCGGTCCGGAGCCGCACGGCCGGCGCTCCGGCGTGGTGCACCTGGTCACCGACACCGAGCAGGGCGCGCTCGACCGGGCCCGCGACGTCGCCGGCTTGCTCGGCAGCCAGGGCAGCCTGGCGGTCGACGAGGTCGAGGATCGCGACCTGTCCCAGCACCTGCCCGAGTCCGTGAAGCGGGCCTACGACGTGCACCCGCTGATCGACGACCTGCTCGACGCCGACACGTCCGTGGAGCTGCACGCCCGGTGGGCCCCCAACATCGTCACCGCGCTCGGACGCCTCGGCGGCCGCACGGTCGGCGTCGTCGCCAACAACCCGCTCCGGCTCGGCGGCTGCCTCGACTCCCAGTCGGCGGAGAAGGCCGCCCGCTTCGTGCGGATGTGCGACGCGTTCGGGGTGCCGCTCGTCGTGGTCGTCGACGTCCCGGGCTACCTCCCCGGCGTCGGCCAGGAGTGGGACGGCGTCGTCCGGCGCGGTGCGAAGCTGCTGCACGCGTTCAGCGAGTGCGTCGTCCCGCGGGTGACCCTGGTGACGCGCAAGACGTACGGCGGCGCCTACATCGCGATGAACGCCCGCTCGCTGGGCGCCACCCGCGTGTTCGCGTGGCCCGGCGCCGAGGTCGCGGTCATGGGCGCCGTCGCGGCGGTGCGGATCCTCCACCGGAGGCGCCTCGCCGACGTGCCCCCGGACCTGCGGCCGCGAGTCGAGGCCGAGCTGGCCGCCGAGCACGAGCGGATCGCCGGCGGGGTCGAACGGGCCGTCGAGATCGGCGTGGTCGACGAGGTCGTCGAGCCCGGTCGCACCCGGTCCGCGCTGGCGGGTGCGCTCGCCGACGCCGTGCAGGCCGAGGGCGTACACCGCGGCCTTCACGGCAACATCCCGCTCTGA